Proteins from a genomic interval of Blastopirellula marina:
- a CDS encoding helix-turn-helix domain-containing protein, translated as MNEIIARLERIESLLFDLSSERVRKEYYTISEVAQIVGRSEYTVREWARHHRILAEKSRVGCGNSTEWRVSHEELTRIQNEGPLPIRKQIG; from the coding sequence ATGAACGAAATCATTGCACGACTAGAACGAATTGAAAGCCTTCTGTTCGACCTTTCTTCTGAACGTGTACGGAAGGAGTATTACACCATATCTGAGGTCGCGCAGATCGTAGGACGATCTGAGTACACTGTTCGGGAGTGGGCCAGGCATCATCGCATTCTCGCCGAAAAGAGCCGCGTTGGCTGTGGTAATTCGACTGAATGGCGAGTGAGCCATGAGGAACTGACCCGCATTCAGAACGAAGGGCCGCTTCCTATCCGAAAGCAAATTGGGTAG
- a CDS encoding RHS repeat-associated core domain-containing protein produces MFDPTIGRWISEDPIGFEAGDENLARYVKNASLDSTDPSGLQVGFFEETTSEVTYSKEFWYSIGYPKNKTNIDLKVRKTKLLPLDRSKWGHLKENDIVLGPEIQRGEDGFNPSVTKQEITQGTRTSVREIELTLTSIREVWIVREAIPDPMNMEAILCRLTLVDRIARVRTSKWSTFKLKKDQEGKHTTEKQEFFNVLTPFDTPNSIDDNNWFQLKNYPGIKILPGYHGAIPPQNFSIALSIGVKPGDNK; encoded by the coding sequence ATGTTCGATCCCACCATTGGCCGTTGGATTAGTGAAGACCCGATTGGATTTGAAGCAGGGGATGAGAATCTTGCTCGGTATGTTAAAAACGCGTCCCTAGATTCAACCGACCCCAGTGGATTGCAAGTAGGTTTTTTCGAAGAAACAACAAGCGAGGTGACCTACTCCAAAGAGTTTTGGTATTCGATCGGATACCCTAAGAATAAAACAAACATCGATCTTAAAGTTAGAAAAACCAAACTACTCCCTCTAGATCGTAGTAAATGGGGCCATCTAAAGGAGAACGATATTGTCCTGGGCCCTGAAATACAAAGAGGTGAAGACGGCTTTAATCCATCGGTCACAAAACAGGAGATTACTCAGGGCACGAGGACGAGCGTTAGAGAGATAGAATTAACACTCACAAGCATTCGAGAAGTGTGGATTGTCAGAGAGGCAATTCCAGATCCTATGAACATGGAAGCCATATTATGTCGGTTGACATTGGTGGACCGCATAGCCCGTGTCCGAACATCGAAATGGTCGACCTTCAAACTGAAAAAGGACCAAGAGGGTAAGCATACTACTGAAAAACAAGAGTTTTTTAACGTGTTAACGCCTTTTGATACTCCAAATTCAATTGATGACAACAATTGGTTTCAACTTAAAAACTATCCAGGAATTAAGATTCTTCCAGGATACCATGGTGCAATACCTCCCCAAAACTTCTCAATTGCGCTTTCGATCGGCGTTAAACCTGGCGACAATAAATAG
- a CDS encoding transglutaminase family protein, translating to MDAQALQHGLSLAKRNLSCAVELPGAEMLDIDECLEELAEWAHQVEKFTLRLMPRFQSSPEQFEETEARFRMLCLTTYLQRDLGIGYDQTWKEIPLEDDALFDDSQRLFLHGVIYERRGTCNSLPVLFTVVGRCLGYPLYLVKSIGHTFVRWEDCSDRFNIETTSPGFRALDDRHYHRWPKAMTHQDTQATYLLRNMNEEQENAAFFALRGHCLTDNRRFTDSLASYQEAQRTDPDDPNYRGHSAVATLMASIESRAMFHEIDGAGNLLNVVYRRQGGNTKRPAAWWEKRSFPQARKQYEFIMKSWADRDTDAALEDF from the coding sequence ATGGACGCTCAAGCTCTTCAGCATGGACTTTCACTGGCTAAGCGAAATCTCAGTTGCGCGGTTGAATTGCCGGGAGCCGAGATGCTTGATATTGATGAGTGCCTTGAAGAACTCGCGGAATGGGCTCATCAAGTCGAAAAATTCACCCTGCGATTGATGCCACGCTTCCAGAGCAGCCCAGAACAATTCGAGGAAACAGAAGCTCGCTTTCGTATGCTCTGCCTGACAACGTATTTGCAAAGAGACCTGGGCATCGGCTACGACCAAACATGGAAAGAGATTCCACTTGAAGACGATGCCCTGTTCGATGACTCACAGCGTCTGTTTTTGCATGGAGTGATTTACGAACGGCGAGGCACCTGCAATTCCCTTCCCGTGCTCTTTACCGTTGTTGGACGCTGCCTTGGATATCCTCTCTACTTGGTCAAGTCAATTGGCCATACTTTTGTTCGGTGGGAAGATTGTTCAGACCGTTTCAACATTGAGACAACATCGCCAGGCTTTCGGGCACTTGATGATCGGCATTACCATCGTTGGCCCAAAGCAATGACCCATCAAGATACTCAGGCGACCTACCTGTTACGCAATATGAATGAAGAACAGGAAAACGCGGCGTTCTTTGCACTGCGTGGCCATTGCCTGACAGATAACCGCCGCTTCACCGACTCACTAGCCAGTTATCAAGAAGCTCAACGCACCGATCCGGACGATCCCAATTACCGTGGACATTCCGCAGTAGCAACGCTCATGGCGTCGATTGAGTCGCGAGCGATGTTCCATGAAATCGATGGTGCGGGAAACTTATTGAACGTCGTTTACCGTCGCCAGGGCGGGAACACAAAGCGTCCTGCAGCGTGGTGGGAAAAGAGATCGTTCCCACAAGCTCGAAAGCAATACGAATTCATTATGAAGAGTTGGGCGGACCGGGATACGGATGCCGCATTGGAAGACTTTTAA
- a CDS encoding tyrosine-type recombinase/integrase, with amino-acid sequence MEARSRLSRLEENLRLVEAGRLVVPDDADVATFLLSDGRINQKPQLLRLTLSELFEKFFQEIPENSLENNTLATMKIHQRHLVNKLGGKLDILRLSLSDLQGYVRARSQDDGQRGKKVGATTIKKEIATFRVVWNWAIDHKLVSGSFPNKGLRMPKTVEHPPFQTWDEIEPLVQGMEEVEAKAYWDCLYLRVEETEEILNFVQEQARHPFIYPMFVIAAHTGARRSEILRSQIGDIQRDTLLIREKKRRKGQESTRRVPISGRLRTALDDWLENHHPGGGHTFCFGEMARSRTRKSNVRPITGDEAQDHFNRTLQSSKWKVLRGWHCFRHSFISNLASQGVDQRLIDEFVGHTSEEIRRRYRHLLPDVKQAAIQSVFG; translated from the coding sequence TTGGAAGCTCGATCCAGACTGTCCCGCCTAGAAGAAAACCTGCGGCTGGTGGAAGCAGGGCGGCTCGTCGTGCCTGATGATGCCGATGTCGCCACCTTCCTGTTATCTGATGGTCGCATTAATCAAAAACCGCAGCTTCTTCGTCTGACGCTTAGCGAGCTATTCGAAAAATTCTTCCAGGAGATCCCCGAAAACTCCCTGGAGAACAATACGCTCGCGACGATGAAAATCCATCAGCGGCACTTGGTCAATAAGTTGGGCGGCAAACTAGACATTCTAAGACTCTCCCTGAGCGATCTGCAGGGCTACGTCCGAGCACGTAGCCAAGATGACGGCCAACGTGGCAAGAAGGTCGGAGCAACGACGATCAAGAAGGAGATCGCTACATTCCGCGTCGTCTGGAACTGGGCAATCGACCACAAGCTTGTATCAGGCTCGTTCCCCAACAAGGGGTTACGAATGCCAAAGACAGTTGAACATCCTCCGTTTCAAACCTGGGACGAGATTGAGCCCTTGGTGCAAGGTATGGAAGAAGTCGAGGCGAAAGCCTACTGGGATTGTCTCTACCTTCGCGTCGAGGAGACTGAAGAGATCCTCAATTTTGTCCAAGAGCAGGCCCGGCATCCGTTCATTTACCCGATGTTCGTGATAGCGGCTCATACCGGGGCACGCCGTAGCGAAATACTGCGTTCGCAAATCGGCGACATTCAGCGGGATACGCTGCTGATTCGCGAGAAGAAGCGAAGGAAGGGACAGGAATCGACACGCCGCGTCCCGATTTCCGGGCGGCTGAGAACGGCACTGGACGATTGGCTTGAAAACCATCATCCAGGAGGAGGGCACACGTTTTGCTTTGGAGAGATGGCCCGGAGCCGGACGCGAAAATCGAATGTTCGTCCCATCACCGGCGACGAAGCCCAAGACCATTTCAACCGCACGCTGCAAAGCAGCAAATGGAAAGTGCTCCGAGGATGGCACTGTTTCCGCCACAGCTTTATCAGCAACCTGGCATCACAGGGCGTCGACCAGCGATTGATCGATGAATTTGTAGGACACACGAGCGAAGAGATTCGACGACGCTATCGTCACCTTCTGCCTGATGTGAAACAGGCCGCAATCCAATCGGTTTTCGGTTGA